In the genome of Capra hircus breed San Clemente unplaced genomic scaffold, ASM170441v1, whole genome shotgun sequence, the window cctcatgcgaagagttgactcattggaaaagactctggtgctgggagggattgggggcaggaggagaagggaacgaccaaagatgagatggttgggtggcatcactgactcgatagatgtgagtctgagtgaactccggaagatggtgatggacagggaggcctggcgtgctgcgattcatggggtcacaaagagtcagacatgactgagagactgaaatgaactgaactgatgtccctATAGGACAAGAATATCTAGGAAATTTTCCAAGAGGGAATGACTTTTCCCTAAAGATATGACTTCATCTCTAGACtgcttcttgaatttttttttcatgatttttacaGTATAATTATAGTAGATCTCCTACATACTGGATGTTTGGgtttaagaacatttttttttactattttggtctcagtttttctaattataaagcAGGAGAacatttgacattaaaaaaaaagaagctatgaGAGCATTTGAGCAACTACTGGAAACAATTAAACTTTCAATGTTTATTTATCTAGGACTGCATTAAATAGTTTGTCAAACTAAAGGGGATAGAAAGATGGTGAAAGCTCAGGAAGGGGCAGGGAGGTCTCTATGTGCTGGTCTGACCTGTTCTCTGACTCTCCCTCAGCTCCTGAGCCCACCCACCAAGATGTCCTGCCAGCAGAACCAGCAGCAGTGCCAGCCCCCTCCCAAGTGTGCCCCCAAGTGCCCCACCCCTAAATGCCCCCCAAAGTGTCCCCCGAAGTGCCCCCCAGTCTCCTCCTGCTGTGGCCCCAGCTCCGGGGGCTGCTGCAGCTCTGGCTGTGGGGGCTGCTGCAGCTCTGGATGTGGGGGCTGCTGCCTGAGCCACCACAGGCGTCGCAGGTCCCACCATCGCCGCCGACTCCAGAGCTCTGATTGCTGCAGCCAGCCTTCGGGGGGCTCTGGGTGCTGTGGAGGAGGGAGTGGTCAGTCCTCTGGAGGTGGCTGCTGCTGAAGTAGACCCTGAGCCACGAAGAGCTGACCTGGGGACAACAGATGGACAAAcacttcctccttctcctgcccctcctgCTCGGCCTGCCCCAGTTGCTAGGGAGTCTGGGTGAGGCCTTTGAGCTCTGGTCCAGGGAGTACTTTTCCTTGGGTCCAGGAGCCCCAAACTCCCTCCCAAATACATTTATTCACCTCCTTTTCATATGTGTGGAATCTCAGAACCCGAAAGCACGACCCCGTGTCCCTCTGAAGCTTCTCTATTTGCATAAACCAGCCTGATGTGAAACAATAAAGCTAGAAGTCTGCATTCCTTCTTGTCTGAAATGATGTTTTTATCCCTACATCATCTTTCTCATACTCTGTACTCAACTTCTGGTTCCCCTAATGCCTCGGTATGTACAGACCTGGTTCAAATTTGCCACTTGTGCCACTAATGCCCTttatagcaaaacaaaaaaatgtattgattCAGAGTCTAAGCCAGGATCCAATGCTGCACTTAGTTGCCATGATTCTTCAATCTCCTCCTACATGTGACAGCCCTTAGGTTTTTTGTCCTTCATGTCCTGGGCATATTTAAGGAGCTCTTGGTTTAGTGGACAAACCCTTAGTTAGGATTTGTCTGGGGGTCTTCTTAACTAGATGTGATTATGCAATTATGTAAGGGATCCCACAGAAGCAATGTTTTGTCTATAGCATGTGAGAGCCTGATATCATGCCTCACATGATATGTAACTGACTCATTCCTGGGATTCTGAAAATTGGAATGCAAATATTTGGAAAGattctgaaaaggcaaaacaTTGAATTTCTAGGTTCGTatctattattatcattgttgttgttgttgttatttgtagTAGAAGCAGAATTTTCTACCCCATCTGAGTAAATTAAACCTGTATAGTCCCAGGAAATGGTAATGACCTCGGCATAAGAAGTAGCCTTGCAAGAAACTACTGGTTCTCACCTGTGCCATCCCATTACCTCCCTTTACTCCTAGATAAGTGGACTGAAGTCCCAGTAGACCTCAAAAGGCGAAACATGAAGTGTGACCCACAAACAAGTGCACTACACTCCACAAGAACTACATGATGTTTTCTgatttatatacatacaaacCCAGGGCATACGTGTGTAATGAATATTACTGCTGCTACTGGGCCGGGGTAATTGTGGAAAGGACTTAAAGTTGTATCAG includes:
- the LOC102185235 gene encoding late cornified envelope protein 1A-like codes for the protein MVTVAPSQESGSAEVKRETPKLGAKLLSPPTKMSCQQNQQQCQPPPKCAPKCPTPKCPPKCPPKCPPVSSCCGPSSGGCCSSGCGGCCSSGCGGCCLSHHRRRRSHHRRRLQSSDCCSQPSGGSGCCGGGSGQSSGGGCC